The genomic region AAGACTGGCGTTTGTAAACAGGAGTGAGCAGGAGCGGATCATGATCTCGATCGGAACGGGACTGATTTAGTCCTTGAACGCGGCCTTCAGGATGCCGTAGGCGCGCCGCTTTTCGGCGGTTTCCAAGCGACGGAGGAGATCGGTGAGTCTGGGCTCAATCTGGTACGACTTGGATGGTTTACCCGCCGCTTCCGATGCCGAGAGTTCGTCCAACGTTTTCCCCAACGCGTGAGAGAGTCGATGCGCCACCGCCAATCGGACGCTACGCTTCCCGTTTTCTATTTCAGATAGGTACTTGTTCGTAATCCCGGCTCGCTCGGCAATTTCCTCCTGGCTGAGATCCAACTCCA from Nitrospirota bacterium harbors:
- a CDS encoding helix-turn-helix transcriptional regulator, with the protein product MVESRDRDFVRRFGRNLRRVRLELDLSQEEIAERAGITNKYLSEIENGKRSVRLAVAHRLSHALGKTLDELSASEAAGKPSKSYQIEPRLTDLLRRLETAEKRRAYGILKAAFKD